In Pseudophryne corroboree isolate aPseCor3 chromosome 7, aPseCor3.hap2, whole genome shotgun sequence, a single window of DNA contains:
- the LOC134943829 gene encoding uncharacterized protein LOC134943829, whose protein sequence is MGFTAADYTSAQLPTTVPSASPLIISLVRKRGSTARPQPTLPRDADAGDAGPSSSNTPPLRRPSQGSDNLHKIPTKRRRLEAESPAASSPPQRRISTVSPLPPQAILASPQSEDPQSPQLSEPPIMPEDAQQETDLQDSYTLHLQAIDPNQPTTPQDITQPPQTSHIPQLSPTTPQPQLAPEFWSSWATQQAQHYACLNTHTQYLASLPHHLPRLSRNSGRLIVQVGRIANSMEQMRADNSQMQANLQRIMDEQQRQKQALIQIIQHNQLINENLSRIIANNTAANTQLTASLNNLSQSLNVLASHQLSSSSGTTTPSQTPVTSPVRRSSRTRTNGPSQSSAPSTHKKKK, encoded by the exons tacgaaagagaggcagcacagccaggccacaacccacactgccaagagatgcagatgctggcgatgcag gtccttcttcatcaaacacccctccactaagacgaccatcacagggctcggataatCTCCATAAGATACCTACCAAGAGACGCCGGcttgaggctgaatctccagcagcatcctcaccaccacagcgGCGCATCTCTACAGTGTCGCCCCttccaccacaagccattttggccagtccacaaagcgaggatccacaatcccctcagctgtctg aaccacccatcatgcccgaggatgcccagcaggaaactgacttgcaggattcgtacacactacacctgcaagcgatagatccaaaccagccaaccacgccgcaggacataacccaaccaccccaaacatcccacatcccccaattgagcccaacaacaCCCCAGCCACAActggccccagagttttggagcagttgggccacacaacaggcgcaacactatgcctgtctgaacacccacacccaataccttgccagtctgccccatcatctgcctagactcagtcggaactcaggcagactgatagttcaagttggcagaattgcaaattcaatggagcagatgagggcagataacagccaaatgcaagccaatctgcaacgcatcatggatgagcaacagcggcagaaacaagccctcatacaaattatccaacacaaccaactgataaacgaaaacctctcccgaattattgccaacaacactgccgctaatacacaactcactgcaagcctaaacaacctgagccaaagccttaatgtgttggcatcccaccaactaagctcaagctcgggaacaaccacaccaagccagaccccagttacctccccagttagacgctccagcagaaccaggaccaacggaccatcccaatcctctgcacccagcacacacaaaaaaaagaaatga